In a single window of the Priestia filamentosa genome:
- a CDS encoding SPFH domain-containing protein codes for MKEKKAFYMNGYLGVVVILLLLAFAVVSFAEENVILAVLLVIVGAVLATGITIVQPNQSKVIIFFEDYLGSIRDSGLFMTIPFSTRRTISLRVRNFNSKRLKVNDVEGNPIEIAAVIVFKVVDAAKAVFDVDQYEEFVEIQSETAIRHVATKYPYDTFTTEEITLRGNADEVSKEMARELQERLAVAGVEVIETRLTHLAYSTEIASAMLQRQQASAILSARKKIVEGAVSMAQMAVEQLDRDHVLELDEERKVNMVNNLMVAIISDRGTQPVINTGSLY; via the coding sequence ATGAAGGAAAAGAAAGCATTTTATATGAATGGATATCTAGGGGTAGTTGTCATTCTTCTTCTTTTAGCTTTTGCTGTTGTTTCATTTGCTGAAGAAAATGTAATTCTTGCTGTTCTTCTTGTTATTGTAGGGGCGGTACTAGCTACAGGCATTACGATTGTGCAGCCAAATCAGTCAAAAGTGATTATCTTTTTTGAAGATTATTTGGGTTCGATTCGTGATAGTGGATTATTCATGACGATTCCTTTTAGTACGAGAAGAACCATTTCTCTGCGCGTACGAAACTTTAATAGCAAGCGTTTAAAAGTAAATGATGTAGAAGGAAATCCAATTGAAATTGCTGCTGTTATCGTATTTAAAGTTGTTGATGCAGCTAAAGCAGTATTTGATGTTGATCAATATGAAGAATTTGTTGAAATTCAAAGTGAAACCGCAATACGTCATGTTGCCACAAAATATCCGTATGATACATTTACAACAGAAGAAATTACGCTTCGTGGGAATGCTGATGAAGTGTCAAAAGAAATGGCGCGAGAGCTTCAGGAGCGTTTAGCTGTTGCGGGTGTTGAAGTAATTGAAACAAGATTAACTCACCTTGCTTATTCAACGGAAATTGCTAGTGCAATGTTACAGCGTCAGCAAGCTTCAGCTATTTTATCAGCTCGTAAGAAAATTGTTGAAGGTGCTGTTTCAATGGCTCAAATGGCTGTTGAACAGCTTGATCGAGATCACGTTTTAGAGCTTGACGAAGAGCGGAAAGTTAATATGGTCAATAATTTAATGGTAGCGATTATCTCAGATAGAGGAACGCAGCCAGTCATTAATACAGGTAGTCTTTACTAG
- a CDS encoding toxin-antitoxin system HicB family antitoxin, with protein sequence MAKKKNFPLRIDPELHKILERWAQDEFRSVNGHIEFLLREAVKRAGRLKNNEHKKE encoded by the coding sequence ATGGCTAAGAAAAAAAACTTTCCGCTGCGAATTGACCCAGAACTTCATAAAATCCTTGAGCGCTGGGCGCAGGATGAGTTTCGAAGCGTGAATGGCCACATTGAATTTTTGTTACGTGAAGCAGTAAAACGCGCTGGAAGATTAAAAAATAATGAACACAAAAAAGAATAG
- the tenI gene encoding thiazole tautomerase TenI encodes MAFLYAVTSGEQPFEKIIRNIKSIDSYVELIQIREKKKTAQELNDLIDSILKQGISPAKLIVNDRVDIALVRGLRGVHLAYHSLSVKDVKKAFPHLYVGKSVHSLEEAKQSEQDGADYVVFGHLYETSSKKGKKPHGVQELAQIVEELSIPVIGIGGINISNIGEVKETNAAGIALMSGLFQTEAPGETARACWNLLNGSEHCERV; translated from the coding sequence GTGGCATTTTTATATGCAGTAACATCTGGAGAACAACCTTTCGAGAAGATAATTCGAAATATTAAATCTATTGATTCATACGTAGAACTTATTCAAATTAGAGAAAAGAAAAAGACAGCTCAGGAGCTTAATGATCTTATTGATTCCATACTAAAGCAGGGAATATCTCCAGCTAAATTAATTGTGAATGATCGCGTTGATATAGCTTTAGTAAGAGGATTAAGGGGAGTTCATCTTGCTTACCATAGCTTAAGTGTTAAAGATGTGAAGAAAGCTTTTCCACACCTTTATGTTGGGAAGTCTGTCCATTCGCTAGAAGAAGCAAAGCAAAGTGAACAGGATGGAGCTGATTACGTTGTTTTCGGTCATTTATATGAAACCTCTTCAAAAAAAGGAAAAAAGCCTCACGGTGTACAGGAACTAGCTCAGATTGTTGAAGAACTATCTATCCCTGTTATTGGAATTGGAGGCATTAATATAAGCAACATAGGAGAAGTGAAAGAAACGAATGCTGCAGGCATTGCCCTTATGTCCGGTTTGTTTCAAACAGAAGCTCCAGGTGAAACAGCTAGAGCTTGCTGGAATTTATTAAATGGGAGCGAACACTGTGAAAGAGTATGA
- the thiO gene encoding glycine oxidase ThiO has protein sequence MKEYDVIVIGGGVIGCSIAYELAKQHKKVAVVEQGEISSGASRAAAGILGAQAEVDEEGPLLQFALSSRKLFKTRVNELRELTGIDAELIEKGVLKVATTEDGFEELKRKFNTYKKWDPSVEWLTTSELKKRETMLSSTIKGGIFLPNDGQLNAFKYTKALAYGTAVYGGNLYEHCHVSQIIEENGSVKGVITSQGTFAASSVVVTTGAWTSKLLPYVTEKNVYPVKGECMLFKSNKPLLQRTIYTPEAFYIVPKAGGKLLVGATRTPHTFDRAVTFGGMSKLFEKAKELIPELSHSVFLKSWTGLRPQTDDGWPYLGESPYMKGCFLAYGHYRNGILLSAKTGELMRDLINGTQPKERFFNAFSPERAYSLKGG, from the coding sequence GTGAAAGAGTATGATGTAATAGTCATTGGAGGCGGTGTGATAGGCTGTTCTATTGCATATGAGCTTGCCAAACAACACAAAAAAGTCGCTGTTGTGGAGCAGGGAGAAATAAGCAGTGGTGCCTCACGAGCTGCTGCGGGTATTTTAGGAGCACAAGCTGAAGTTGATGAAGAAGGTCCTCTCTTGCAATTTGCGCTAAGTAGCCGAAAACTTTTTAAAACTCGTGTAAACGAACTGAGAGAACTAACGGGAATTGATGCAGAGCTTATCGAAAAAGGAGTATTAAAAGTAGCAACGACAGAGGACGGATTCGAAGAATTGAAGAGGAAATTTAACACCTATAAAAAATGGGATCCGTCTGTTGAATGGTTAACAACAAGTGAACTGAAAAAAAGAGAAACAATGCTTTCTTCAACAATTAAAGGTGGGATTTTCTTACCGAATGACGGGCAGCTTAATGCTTTTAAATATACAAAAGCTCTTGCATATGGCACAGCTGTTTATGGAGGAAATCTCTATGAACACTGTCACGTTTCTCAGATTATTGAAGAAAATGGGTCTGTTAAAGGAGTTATTACGTCACAAGGTACTTTTGCAGCTTCATCTGTTGTTGTCACAACAGGAGCATGGACAAGCAAGCTACTCCCATATGTAACAGAGAAAAATGTTTATCCTGTTAAAGGAGAGTGTATGCTTTTTAAATCAAACAAACCGCTACTTCAGCGCACCATTTATACACCAGAAGCTTTCTACATTGTCCCAAAAGCAGGAGGAAAACTTCTAGTCGGCGCAACAAGAACACCGCATACATTCGATAGAGCTGTTACGTTCGGGGGGATGAGCAAGCTTTTTGAAAAAGCGAAAGAGCTAATTCCTGAACTTTCTCACTCTGTTTTCTTAAAATCGTGGACAGGTCTGCGGCCTCAAACAGATGATGGATGGCCTTACTTAGGGGAGAGTCCTTATATGAAAGGTTGTTTTTTAGCATATGGGCATTACCGAAACGGGATTTTACTCAGTGCCAAAACAGGAGAATTAATGAGAGATCTTATTAACGGTACTCAGCCAAAAGAGCGCTTTTTTAACGCTTTCTCACCAGAAAGAGCTTACTCTTTGAAAGGAGGATAA
- the thiS gene encoding sulfur carrier protein ThiS → MNCKINGENIKVEPHISNVYELLAAYGMENKILVVEKNGTILEKEEHINENIQDGDTFEIVSFVGGG, encoded by the coding sequence ATGAACTGCAAGATAAACGGTGAAAATATTAAGGTAGAGCCACATATTAGTAATGTTTATGAACTTTTAGCAGCATATGGAATGGAAAACAAAATATTAGTTGTAGAGAAAAATGGGACAATCTTAGAAAAAGAAGAGCACATAAACGAAAATATTCAAGATGGAGACACATTTGAAATTGTGTCATTTGTTGGAGGAGGATAA
- a CDS encoding thiazole synthase has protein sequence MLKIGSYSFQSRLLLGTGKFPNYEIQKKAVEASETEILTFAVRRMNIFDQSQPDLLEELNVKNYTLLPNTAGAKTAEEAVRIAKLAKASGLCDMVKVEVIGCDKTLLPDPVETLKASEELLKEGFTVLPYTSDDVVLARKLEELGVHAIMPAAAPIGSGQGILNELNLSFIIEQANVPVIVDAGIGTASHAARAMELGADGVLLNTAVSGANDPVLMAEAMRDSIIAGHKAFRAGRIPAKRYATASSPKEGMTVS, from the coding sequence ATGTTAAAAATCGGTTCTTATTCATTTCAATCACGTTTACTATTAGGTACAGGAAAGTTTCCAAACTATGAGATTCAGAAAAAAGCAGTTGAGGCTTCAGAAACAGAGATTTTGACATTTGCAGTTAGAAGAATGAATATCTTTGATCAGTCACAACCAGATTTGCTAGAAGAGCTTAACGTTAAGAATTATACACTATTACCGAACACAGCGGGAGCGAAAACAGCTGAGGAAGCTGTTCGAATTGCTAAACTAGCCAAAGCTTCTGGGCTTTGTGATATGGTAAAGGTAGAAGTAATCGGTTGTGACAAAACGCTTCTTCCAGATCCTGTAGAAACATTAAAAGCAAGCGAAGAGCTTTTAAAAGAAGGATTTACTGTGCTACCATACACTTCAGATGATGTTGTATTAGCAAGAAAGTTAGAGGAATTAGGAGTACATGCTATTATGCCAGCAGCAGCTCCAATTGGTTCAGGACAAGGAATCCTTAATGAGCTGAACTTAAGTTTTATTATTGAACAAGCAAATGTACCTGTTATTGTAGATGCAGGGATTGGTACAGCTTCTCATGCAGCACGCGCAATGGAACTAGGTGCAGATGGAGTTCTTTTAAATACGGCTGTATCAGGAGCTAATGATCCAGTTTTGATGGCAGAAGCAATGAGAGATAGTATTATAGCTGGGCACAAAGCATTCAGAGCAGGTCGTATTCCAGCGAAGCGATATGCTACAGCGAGTAGCCCAAAGGAAGGGATGACAGTTAGTTAA
- a CDS encoding thiazole biosynthesis adenylyltransferase ThiF yields the protein MTRYSRQELFAPIGKKGQGNIAKKHVLMIGAGALGTGNAEALVRAGIRKLTIVDRDYVEWSNLQRQQLYTEQDAKEQTPKAIAAKKRLEQINSEVEIEAHTIDVTSLELESLLKQDSVDLIMDATDNFDIRFIINDMAQRENIPWIYGACVGSYGLSYTILPGKTPCLHCLMKTVPLGGATCDTVGIIAPAVMMVTAYQVAEAMKILVEDFEVVNRKLVSFDLWKNQQTAISVDKLKRDDCPSCGISPLYPHLKYENQLKTAVLCGRDTVQIRVPKREEIDLMRIEKELSSTHTVKRNPFLLSFEEGDIRIVLFKDGRVFLHGLKDIKEAKKVYHRYFG from the coding sequence ATGACTCGTTACTCAAGACAAGAGCTTTTTGCTCCAATTGGAAAGAAAGGACAAGGGAATATTGCGAAAAAACATGTGCTTATGATTGGAGCAGGAGCACTTGGTACTGGCAATGCAGAAGCACTAGTACGAGCAGGTATTCGTAAACTCACCATTGTTGACCGAGATTACGTAGAATGGAGTAATCTTCAGCGTCAACAGCTTTATACAGAGCAGGATGCGAAAGAGCAAACGCCAAAAGCTATTGCTGCTAAAAAGCGATTAGAACAAATTAATAGTGAAGTAGAAATAGAAGCACATACGATTGATGTTACTTCCCTTGAATTAGAAAGTCTCTTAAAACAAGATTCTGTTGATTTAATTATGGATGCTACAGATAACTTTGATATTCGCTTTATTATTAATGATATGGCACAACGTGAAAATATTCCGTGGATTTATGGAGCATGTGTTGGAAGTTATGGTCTTTCATATACTATTTTACCTGGAAAGACTCCTTGTCTACATTGTTTAATGAAGACTGTCCCGCTTGGCGGTGCAACATGTGATACAGTTGGAATTATAGCTCCTGCTGTTATGATGGTTACGGCTTATCAAGTGGCAGAGGCAATGAAGATTCTTGTAGAAGATTTTGAAGTCGTTAATCGTAAACTTGTTTCATTTGATTTATGGAAAAATCAGCAAACAGCTATTTCCGTTGACAAGCTAAAAAGGGATGACTGCCCGTCTTGTGGTATATCTCCACTCTATCCACATCTGAAGTATGAAAATCAGCTTAAAACAGCTGTACTTTGTGGGAGAGACACAGTTCAGATTCGTGTACCGAAAAGAGAAGAAATAGACTTAATGAGAATTGAGAAAGAATTGAGTTCAACACATACCGTAAAGCGAAATCCATTTTTACTTTCTTTTGAAGAGGGAGACATTCGCATTGTCCTTTTTAAAGATGGACGCGTATTTTTACACGGTTTAAAGGATATTAAAGAAGCAAAGAAAGTTTATCACCGTTATTTTGGATAG
- a CDS encoding ABC transporter ATP-binding protein, which translates to MFSVLGKLSWFFKKYWKRYTSVLLLLLLASILDVLPPKILGVVIDSIGAGTLTSPFLENRIFFLTAIAIIVYIITYIWMRQLFGGANILERVSRTKLMNHFLKMSPPFYERNRTGDLMARATNDVKAVAATAGYGILTLIDSTVFMLTVLVMMSVTISWKLTIAAVLPLPIMAFCISKLGTKIHHRFIRAQDAFGKMNDKVLEAVEGVRVVRAYVQEEHEIKKFHEMTEEVYNRNREVAQIDALLAPLVKILVGVSYLIGLGYGTYLVFHRELTLGELVSFNVYLGMMIWPMFAIGELINIMERGNASVDRVNQILQQKEDIKNNAILQHVEVPAPIEYKHLSFSYPTSPKPVLNNISFTVYKGETIGIVGRTGSGKTALIQQLLRQYPLGSGDLLIGNVPIQHIALERLQSWIGYVPQEHVLFSKTVKENLLLSKETASDEEVEEAIKLAAFDKDIPFLSKGLNTLVGEKGVALSGGQKQRLSIARALLRNPQILILDDSLSAVDAKTEEQIIRNLTKKRKGKTTFIITHRLSAVEHADHILVLEDGRINQEGTHKELKQREGWYREQHIRQYLKEESEVKG; encoded by the coding sequence ATGTTTTCAGTTTTAGGTAAACTATCATGGTTTTTTAAAAAGTATTGGAAAAGGTATACAAGCGTCCTGCTCTTGCTACTTTTAGCAAGTATTTTAGATGTCCTGCCGCCTAAAATACTTGGAGTCGTAATTGATAGCATTGGCGCAGGCACGTTAACCTCTCCCTTTTTAGAAAATAGGATTTTCTTTCTAACAGCGATTGCCATTATCGTTTATATCATTACCTACATTTGGATGCGTCAGCTTTTTGGAGGTGCTAATATTCTTGAGCGCGTTTCACGAACTAAGCTGATGAACCATTTTTTAAAGATGTCTCCTCCTTTTTATGAGCGTAACCGAACAGGAGATTTAATGGCGAGAGCAACAAACGATGTGAAAGCAGTTGCTGCAACAGCTGGATATGGAATTTTAACACTTATTGATTCAACCGTTTTTATGCTTACAGTTCTTGTCATGATGAGTGTAACAATTAGTTGGAAGCTTACAATTGCTGCTGTTCTTCCTTTACCGATTATGGCTTTTTGTATTAGTAAACTCGGTACAAAAATTCATCATCGCTTTATTAGAGCACAAGATGCTTTTGGAAAAATGAATGACAAAGTTCTTGAAGCTGTAGAAGGAGTACGGGTCGTTCGAGCTTATGTTCAAGAAGAACATGAAATAAAGAAATTTCATGAAATGACAGAGGAAGTTTACAACCGAAATCGCGAAGTAGCTCAAATTGATGCCCTTTTGGCCCCACTTGTGAAAATTTTAGTTGGTGTAAGCTATTTAATTGGGCTTGGATATGGAACATATCTTGTCTTTCATAGAGAATTAACACTAGGGGAGCTTGTTTCGTTCAATGTTTATCTTGGAATGATGATTTGGCCCATGTTTGCCATTGGAGAACTCATTAACATAATGGAGCGCGGAAATGCGTCCGTTGATCGTGTAAATCAAATTCTTCAGCAGAAAGAAGATATAAAAAATAATGCTATTCTTCAGCATGTAGAAGTGCCAGCTCCAATTGAATATAAGCATTTATCTTTTTCTTACCCTACATCACCAAAACCTGTTTTAAACAATATCTCATTTACGGTCTATAAAGGAGAAACGATTGGGATTGTTGGTCGAACCGGAAGTGGGAAAACAGCGCTTATTCAACAGCTTCTGCGTCAATATCCGCTTGGCTCAGGAGATCTTTTAATAGGAAATGTACCAATTCAGCATATTGCTTTAGAACGTTTGCAAAGTTGGATTGGATATGTCCCACAGGAGCATGTCCTGTTTTCAAAAACAGTAAAAGAGAACCTCTTGCTTAGTAAAGAGACGGCAAGCGATGAGGAGGTAGAAGAAGCAATAAAATTGGCTGCTTTTGATAAAGATATCCCGTTTTTAAGCAAAGGACTTAATACGCTTGTTGGCGAAAAAGGCGTGGCGCTTTCAGGAGGGCAAAAACAGCGTTTATCAATTGCAAGAGCTCTTTTACGTAATCCTCAAATTCTCATTTTAGATGATTCTTTATCTGCTGTTGATGCAAAGACAGAAGAACAAATTATTCGCAATCTAACGAAGAAACGAAAAGGAAAAACAACATTTATCATTACGCATCGTTTATCAGCAGTTGAGCATGCTGATCATATTTTAGTGCTTGAAGATGGGCGTATTAACCAGGAAGGAACACATAAGGAACTGAAACAACGAGAAGGATGGTACAGAGAGCAGCACATAAGGCAGTATTTAAAAGAAGAAAGTGAGGTGAAAGGATGA
- a CDS encoding ABC transporter ATP-binding protein — MKTTSRLWNYALTQKKLIILSLLMLIVAVSCELCGPFLAKRMIDYHILGIENGWVEVDEKDGAVHYNDAWYERRDRVQQYKNSDVAEVLLVGHTYYFVPEEVQKGGARSVEDGILTVKSDKKESQYKAEKLTGNEVLSFYKEETKPIVLLMGVYFFLLVVASVLHFGQRYYLQVSSHRIIQKMREDVFFHAQKLPVSYFDRFPAGQIVSRITNDTEAIRELYVTVLATFVTSIVYIIGVFVALFILDPKLAFACFVIFPILFIWVVLYRKFASLYNYRIRTRISELNGSINESINGMTIIRTFGKQMMFQKEFENINRDHFTYQNKLNSLNALTSYNLVGFLRNITFVLIIWYFGGGSINGGSIITIGILYAFVDYINRLFEPLTDIVNQLSNLEQARVSASRVFEFLTEEAEKYEVGKRKKFVGEVAFHNISFGYKEGEEVLHNITFKAQPGETVALVGHTGSGKSSMMNILFRFYDVQKGKITIDGEDISTISKQELRKNMAIVLQDPFLFSGTVKGNITLNEQNIDDKKAFLAIKAVGGEGIVRKLKGGMNAPVTERGTMFSTGERQLLSFARALAFNPSILVLDEATANIDTETESVIQHGLDVLKEGRTTFIIAHRLSTIKEADQILVLDKGKIVEHGNHEELMKKRGIYYGMYKTQKGEAS; from the coding sequence ATGAAAACAACAAGTCGTTTATGGAACTATGCGTTAACACAAAAGAAACTTATTATACTTTCTCTGCTCATGTTAATTGTAGCAGTTTCCTGTGAGCTTTGCGGTCCATTTCTAGCTAAACGAATGATTGATTATCATATCTTAGGAATTGAAAATGGGTGGGTCGAAGTAGATGAAAAAGATGGAGCGGTTCACTATAATGATGCATGGTATGAAAGGCGGGACAGAGTTCAACAGTACAAAAATAGTGACGTTGCAGAAGTCCTATTAGTTGGGCACACTTATTACTTTGTTCCTGAAGAAGTTCAAAAAGGTGGCGCTCGCTCTGTTGAAGATGGAATCTTAACAGTAAAGAGTGATAAGAAAGAGAGTCAATATAAAGCCGAAAAGTTAACAGGAAATGAAGTCCTTTCTTTTTATAAGGAAGAAACAAAACCAATTGTTTTGTTAATGGGCGTGTACTTTTTCCTTCTTGTTGTAGCATCTGTACTCCACTTTGGTCAGCGCTACTATTTGCAGGTTAGTTCCCATCGCATCATTCAAAAGATGAGAGAAGACGTCTTCTTTCATGCTCAGAAACTTCCTGTATCGTATTTTGACCGTTTTCCAGCAGGACAAATCGTTTCACGCATTACAAATGATACAGAAGCAATTAGGGAACTTTATGTGACCGTTCTCGCCACGTTTGTAACAAGCATCGTCTATATTATAGGAGTTTTTGTTGCGCTGTTTATTTTAGATCCGAAACTAGCTTTTGCCTGTTTTGTTATCTTTCCTATTCTTTTCATTTGGGTTGTTCTTTATCGTAAGTTTGCTTCTCTCTACAATTACCGAATTCGCACAAGAATTAGTGAACTGAATGGGTCTATTAATGAATCAATTAACGGAATGACTATCATTAGAACCTTTGGAAAACAAATGATGTTTCAAAAAGAATTTGAGAATATTAATAGAGATCATTTTACTTATCAAAACAAACTCAACTCTTTAAATGCCTTAACATCGTATAATCTTGTGGGCTTTTTACGAAATATTACGTTCGTTCTTATTATCTGGTATTTTGGAGGAGGATCTATTAATGGAGGAAGCATCATAACAATTGGAATTTTATATGCTTTTGTTGATTATATTAATCGCCTCTTTGAGCCTCTTACAGATATTGTTAATCAGCTTTCGAATTTAGAGCAAGCCCGTGTTTCTGCCTCGCGTGTGTTCGAATTTTTAACAGAAGAAGCGGAGAAGTATGAAGTTGGAAAAAGAAAGAAGTTTGTAGGAGAAGTAGCTTTTCATAACATTTCATTTGGCTATAAGGAAGGAGAGGAAGTGCTACATAACATTACGTTTAAAGCACAGCCAGGAGAAACAGTGGCGCTTGTTGGACACACTGGATCAGGTAAAAGCTCTATGATGAATATCCTTTTCCGCTTTTATGATGTTCAAAAAGGGAAAATTACCATTGATGGAGAGGATATATCAACGATCTCGAAACAAGAACTTCGAAAAAACATGGCTATTGTTTTACAAGACCCCTTTTTATTCAGCGGAACAGTTAAGGGAAACATCACGCTTAATGAACAAAATATTGATGATAAAAAAGCCTTTCTTGCTATTAAAGCTGTAGGGGGAGAAGGCATTGTACGAAAGCTAAAAGGCGGAATGAATGCACCTGTCACAGAGAGGGGGACGATGTTTTCAACAGGAGAAAGACAGCTTCTATCATTTGCTCGCGCTCTTGCTTTTAATCCGTCTATCCTAGTTCTCGATGAAGCAACAGCAAATATTGATACTGAAACAGAAAGCGTTATTCAGCATGGACTTGACGTATTAAAGGAAGGAAGAACAACGTTTATTATTGCTCATAGACTTTCAACAATTAAAGAAGCAGATCAGATTCTTGTTTTAGATAAAGGAAAGATTGTAGAGCATGGAAATCATGAAGAACTGATGAAAAAAAGAGGCATCTATTATGGGATGTATAAAACACAAAAAGGAGAAGCAAGTTAA
- a CDS encoding NAD(P)-dependent oxidoreductase, whose protein sequence is MKVALFGATGRVGSSLLNKLIEEGHEVTALVRDENRIKQAHKSLTIVKGDAKNSQDVKNTIRDTHAILSALNTDGATTLSVAIPHIIEAMYEYDISKIVTVGTAGILQSRLQPALYRFQSSESKRKTTRAAEEHLKVYKALADTSLKWTIVCPTYLPDGDETDQVIRAEKNMLPKDGKLITAGDTAKFVYNELLESNYPYCRVGICY, encoded by the coding sequence ATGAAAGTTGCCTTATTCGGAGCAACTGGTCGAGTTGGTTCTTCCCTGCTCAATAAACTTATTGAAGAAGGACATGAAGTTACTGCACTTGTTCGAGATGAAAATCGCATAAAACAAGCTCATAAGTCTCTTACAATAGTGAAAGGCGATGCTAAAAATAGTCAAGATGTAAAAAATACAATAAGAGATACTCATGCTATATTAAGTGCGCTTAATACAGATGGTGCTACAACATTAAGTGTTGCAATACCTCATATTATTGAAGCAATGTATGAATATGATATTTCTAAGATTGTTACAGTTGGGACAGCAGGGATATTACAATCTCGCTTGCAACCTGCTTTGTATCGGTTCCAATCAAGTGAATCAAAACGGAAAACAACTCGAGCAGCTGAAGAACATCTAAAAGTATATAAAGCTCTCGCTGATACTTCTTTAAAGTGGACTATTGTTTGTCCAACATATCTTCCAGATGGAGACGAAACAGACCAAGTAATTCGAGCTGAGAAGAACATGCTACCAAAAGACGGAAAGCTCATTACAGCAGGTGATACAGCGAAATTTGTTTATAACGAGCTATTAGAAAGCAATTACCCTTACTGCCGTGTTGGTATTTGCTATTAA
- a CDS encoding alpha/beta-type small acid-soluble spore protein: MPQNQTRNNNTNQLVVPGAELALEQMKYEIASEFGVQLGADTTSRANGSVGGEITKRLVQMAEQQLGGSYK, encoded by the coding sequence ATGCCACAAAACCAAACTCGTAACAACAATACTAATCAACTGGTTGTACCTGGTGCAGAATTAGCTCTTGAACAAATGAAGTATGAAATCGCTAGCGAATTTGGCGTACAATTAGGTGCAGACACAACTTCTCGTGCTAACGGATCTGTTGGTGGCGAAATCACAAAACGCTTAGTACAAATGGCTGAGCAACAACTTGGTGGAAGCTACAAATAA
- a CDS encoding YheC/YheD family protein, with translation MTFLYYNKEKECFFHKEASSLLFGKKFLQKAYDGDPFSYSFSVKLYQNRLGPLIGILISPRQLKTNKEVPYEYFLHLHTVLTNSRAFPFFFTAESFKDESISGYILYQEKWKKVKVPLPDVVYNRISSRKYEQKKTVQRLFKTLKKYNIPFFNKAFFSKEDMHDILSSHPFLKRHIPPTLFFTSKREAQHFLKTHKKIYVKPIHGRKGKGIFVVEIKENVYIVEDFIETRTYQTFNDFHEKELAHKHNKVILQKALPSASFQDKRYDLRLLMHRSANKFLISGIGVRQAGTQSLTTHVPKGGKIIPFEDIHQEINIKQVEEIAHYCGEQLIKHHPFVGEFSIDMLKTPDNRYYVLELNAKPMIFDEEHIRTKGAENLHNLFIELSFL, from the coding sequence ATGACTTTTCTCTATTATAATAAAGAGAAAGAATGCTTTTTCCACAAAGAAGCTTCTTCTCTTTTATTTGGTAAAAAGTTTTTACAAAAAGCATATGATGGTGACCCTTTTTCCTACTCTTTTTCTGTTAAATTGTATCAAAATCGTCTCGGTCCTCTTATCGGTATTCTAATCTCGCCTCGCCAACTTAAAACAAACAAAGAAGTACCATATGAATATTTTCTTCATCTTCATACCGTTCTCACTAACAGTCGTGCATTTCCATTCTTCTTCACTGCCGAGTCTTTTAAAGACGAATCTATTTCTGGCTATATTCTCTATCAAGAAAAATGGAAAAAAGTAAAAGTGCCGCTCCCTGACGTTGTATATAACCGTATTTCTTCTAGAAAATATGAGCAGAAAAAAACGGTTCAGCGCTTATTTAAAACTTTAAAGAAATATAACATTCCATTCTTCAATAAAGCGTTTTTTTCAAAGGAAGATATGCATGATATTTTAAGTTCTCATCCTTTTTTAAAACGTCATATTCCTCCTACTTTGTTCTTTACATCAAAGCGAGAAGCACAACATTTTTTAAAAACACATAAGAAAATTTACGTAAAACCAATTCACGGCCGAAAGGGAAAAGGAATTTTCGTAGTAGAGATAAAAGAAAATGTCTATATTGTTGAAGACTTTATCGAAACACGAACATATCAAACTTTTAACGATTTTCACGAAAAAGAACTTGCTCATAAACATAACAAAGTCATTCTGCAAAAAGCACTTCCTTCGGCTTCTTTTCAAGACAAACGATATGACCTCCGCCTTCTTATGCACCGATCGGCTAATAAGTTCCTTATAAGTGGAATTGGCGTTAGGCAAGCTGGAACTCAATCTTTGACAACTCACGTTCCAAAAGGCGGGAAAATTATTCCATTTGAAGATATTCACCAAGAGATTAACATAAAGCAAGTAGAGGAGATTGCTCACTACTGTGGAGAACAGCTTATAAAACATCACCCTTTTGTTGGAGAATTTTCAATCGATATGTTAAAAACACCTGACAATCGGTATTATGTACTTGAACTAAATGCAAAACCGATGATTTTTGATGAAGAACACATCCGAACAAAAGGTGCAGAAAACTTGCACAATTTATTTATCGAACTTTCATTTTTATAG